The following is a genomic window from Lysinibacillus sp. JNUCC-52.
GATATAAAATAGGCATACAAAGATGAAGTGGGTGGTTTTTTGGTTTCTTCTAAAGATGTAGCAAGGTTTGCGGGTGTCTCACAGACAACTGTTTCTCGAGTATTAAATACTCCTGAACTAGTTAAACCGAAAACAATAAAAAAAGTGATGGAGGCAATTGAAGAATTAAACTATATACCAAATGATATTGCAAGATCACTTGTACAACAAAAGACAGGGATTATTACGTTAATTTCTGGTCCTTTGCATAATCCCTTTTTTGTTGATACAACAACAGCAATAGTTAATTTTGCTAATGCGAGGGGTTATAAGGTAAATGTACATTTTGGAACGGAAGAAAATTTACATACAATTTATAATTCCGTATTAGAAACGAAAGTTGATGCGATTATATTATCTTCTATCGGATATACAGATCCATTATTTTATAAGCTCGAAAAATTGGATATCCCTTTTATTATGTTTAACCGTAAACATAAAGAAAATAAGCATTTTGTTGAAATTGATAATGAGGAGGCTGGTTATTTAGCGACTAACCATATGTTGTCTTTGGGGCATAGGGATCTCTGCTGGATTGGTGGACCACATGAAATGAGCACTTTCTATGGAAGGTATGAGGGCTTCAAAAGAGCGTTAGCAGAAGCAGAAATAGATGCAAATATCGTGCCAGCATTTTTTACAAATACGAGCAAAGATGATATAAAACGAGTATTTGAAGAACTATTGATTCTTAACCCAAGACCGTCAGCGATTTGTGCTGCTACAGATGCAATTGCTATTGAAATTCTTAACCAATGTTTGGAGCAGGGATTCACTATTCCTAACGATTTTAATGTGATTGGTATTGATAATGTGGAGTTAAGTAAACACCATTCAATATCCTTAACTACAGTGGGCATCGAATCGGAAAAAAATCTAGGATTTCTAGCGATTGAAAAATTATTTGATGTAATGGAGAAAAAAAGTGCTTGCATCCAGCAAACTGAATCTGTTAAACTTTTCCCAAGAAACACCACAGGTAAAAAATGAACTGATATATGTCAGTTTATTTTTTACCTCATAAATGGTTACGTATTCATTTCTTTATTTTCTGAAATGAATACGTAACCATAAAGAAATGGAAGGTGAAGAGTTGAAGAAAGAATTATTGATAAACGGCGAATGGCGTATGACTGAGGCGTATACGGATGTGTATGCCCCTTATTCAAAAGAATTAATTGCTAAATTCGCTATGGCAAGTAAAGATGACGTGCAAAATGCAATAGAATCTGCACAGCAAGCAACTTCAAAAATGGCAACTTTAACAGCATTCCAGAGAGCACAAATTTTAGAACAATTATCGAATTTATTTGCAGATTATCGAGAAGAAGCCGCATCAATCATTGCCTTAGAATCAGCGAAGCCACTAAAGTATGCAATTGCAGAAATCGACCGAACGATTGAAACATATAAGTTTGCTGCAGAAGAAGCAAAGCGCTTGGCAGGAGAGTTGATTCCGATGGACGCTTCAAAAGGTGGAGAAGGACGGTTTGGTTATACTCTCCGAGAACCAATTGGGGTTATAGCGGCCATTACACCGTTTAATTTTCCTCAAAATCTTGTCGCACATAAAGTAGGACCTGCATTAGCAGCAGGAAATACAATTGTTTTAAAACCAGCAACACAAACGGCCCTATCCGCACATTTTTTAGCGAAACTACTAGCTAAAACAGATTTGCCAGCAGGTGCTTTTAATTTAGTTACGGGGCAAGGAAAACTCATTGGAGATACGTTTTTAGCCCATCCACAGGTAAAAATGATTACATTTACAGGCAGTCCTGCAGTAGGAATATCACTTCGTAATCGAGCTGGTTTGAAAAAGGTGACGTTAGAACTTGGCTCCAATGCAGGCGTTATTGTTGATGAAGGTGTTCAATTAGATAAAATTATGGACCGCATTGTTATGGGAGCGTTTTCAAACCAAGGTCAAGTATGTATTTCACTACAACGAATCTATGTCATGGAAAATGTAATTGACCCATTTTTAGAACAATTAACAGCAAAAATTAATCATCTAACCTTAGGGAATCCGCTTCATCCAACGACAGATCTTACAACGATGATTTCAGAAACGGAGCAACAACGAGCACTTACATGGATTCAAGAAGCCGTGAGGAATGGAGCACAAATCATTACTGGAGGTCGAATTGAAAACAATATTTTATTGCCTACAGTGCTTTACAATGTATCATCTAATAGCCGTGTGTCATGTGAAGAAATTTTTGCTCCAGTAGTAATCGTCAACACCGTGTCCACAATAGATGAAGCTATTGAAGCCATAAATGATTCTCATTACGGGTTACAAGCTGGTATTTTTACACCAACTATTGAAACGGCATTTAGAGCATCAAAAAAATTACAAGTAGGTGGTGTCATGATT
Proteins encoded in this region:
- a CDS encoding LacI family DNA-binding transcriptional regulator, coding for MVSSKDVARFAGVSQTTVSRVLNTPELVKPKTIKKVMEAIEELNYIPNDIARSLVQQKTGIITLISGPLHNPFFVDTTTAIVNFANARGYKVNVHFGTEENLHTIYNSVLETKVDAIILSSIGYTDPLFYKLEKLDIPFIMFNRKHKENKHFVEIDNEEAGYLATNHMLSLGHRDLCWIGGPHEMSTFYGRYEGFKRALAEAEIDANIVPAFFTNTSKDDIKRVFEELLILNPRPSAICAATDAIAIEILNQCLEQGFTIPNDFNVIGIDNVELSKHHSISLTTVGIESEKNLGFLAIEKLFDVMEKKSACIQQTESVKLFPRNTTGKK
- a CDS encoding aldehyde dehydrogenase family protein, with amino-acid sequence MKKELLINGEWRMTEAYTDVYAPYSKELIAKFAMASKDDVQNAIESAQQATSKMATLTAFQRAQILEQLSNLFADYREEAASIIALESAKPLKYAIAEIDRTIETYKFAAEEAKRLAGELIPMDASKGGEGRFGYTLREPIGVIAAITPFNFPQNLVAHKVGPALAAGNTIVLKPATQTALSAHFLAKLLAKTDLPAGAFNLVTGQGKLIGDTFLAHPQVKMITFTGSPAVGISLRNRAGLKKVTLELGSNAGVIVDEGVQLDKIMDRIVMGAFSNQGQVCISLQRIYVMENVIDPFLEQLTAKINHLTLGNPLHPTTDLTTMISETEQQRALTWIQEAVRNGAQIITGGRIENNILLPTVLYNVSSNSRVSCEEIFAPVVIVNTVSTIDEAIEAINDSHYGLQAGIFTPTIETAFRASKKLQVGGVMINDVPTYRVDHMPYGGVKESGTGREGIKYAIEEMTEMKLVIWNNN